From the Equus quagga isolate Etosha38 chromosome 16, UCLA_HA_Equagga_1.0, whole genome shotgun sequence genome, one window contains:
- the LOC124228095 gene encoding GTPase KRas-like, protein MTEYKLVVVGAGGVGKSALTIQLIQNHFVDAYDPMIEDSYRKQVVIDGETCHLDILDTAGQEEYSAMRDQYMRTGEGFLCVFAINNTKSFEDIHHYREQIKRVKDSEDVPMVLVGNKCDLPSRTVDTKQAQDLARSYGIPFIKTSAKTRQRVEDAFYTLVREIRQYRLKKISKEEKTPGCVKIKKCIVM, encoded by the coding sequence ATGACTGAATATAAACTTGTGGTAGTTGGAGCTGGTGGCGTAGGCAAGAGTGCCTTGACGATACAGCTAATTCAGAACCACTTTGTGGATGCATATGATCCTATGATAGAGGATTCCTACAGGAAACAAGTAGTAATTGACGGAGAAACCTGCCACTTGGATATTCTCGACACTGCAGGTCAAGAGGAGTACAGTGCAATGAGGGACCAGTACATGAGGACTGGGGAGGGCTTTCTTTGTGTATTTGCCATAAATAATACTAAATCATTTGAAGATATTCACCATTAtagagaacaaataaaaagagtTAAAGACTCTGAAGATGTACCTATGGTCCTAGTAGGAAATAAATGTGATTTGCCTTCTAGAACAGTAGACACAAAACAGGCTCAGGACTTAGCAAGAAGTTATGGAATTCCTTTTATTAAAACATCAGCAAAGACAAGACAGAGAGTGGAGGATGCTTTTTATACATTGGTGAGAGAGATCCGACAATACAgattgaaaaaaatcagcaaagaagaaaagactcCTGGctgtgtgaaaattaaaaaatgcattgtAATGTAA